The following proteins are co-located in the Paenibacillus sp. JNUCC32 genome:
- a CDS encoding transglutaminase domain-containing protein, producing MKRSRGTIVKLLFIGTLAVTVAAVPEPANLSDVYATSNKAVVKSVHAIQQKLLTAMSDRQSTVRFVYQGETKSLKSQLKDALDQAMASDPYIHYTIASYSYDYRGTSSSANVTVRLSYRETAEQTNYVNQHTDRILKQIIKPGMNDHEKVKAIHDWVVRNLKYDTTLTKYTAYDGLYTGSTVCQGYSLLTHKLLKEAGIQNKIVEGTAYASDNPEGQLHAWNLVLLDGKWYHLDTTWNDPVPDRDNEVSYTYYLRTDEQMGRDHTWVKSYPKANTLYRNTLAGLAAKDRSKAGSYEAIKKDLEYQLYDARAIVSSHLQLQPLVKAAKAEGSRKLVFRFDGSERELVSVLQQLQLKNNLGSIKYYHNAFENTGDLRVQIIW from the coding sequence ATGAAACGAAGCCGAGGAACGATCGTTAAATTACTGTTCATAGGGACTTTGGCGGTAACCGTTGCAGCAGTACCAGAACCAGCTAATCTCAGTGATGTCTATGCCACTTCCAACAAAGCGGTCGTGAAGTCGGTCCATGCGATACAGCAGAAACTGCTGACAGCGATGAGCGACAGGCAATCGACGGTGCGTTTTGTTTACCAGGGCGAGACCAAATCGCTGAAATCGCAGCTAAAAGACGCACTTGATCAGGCGATGGCCAGTGATCCTTATATCCATTACACCATTGCCAGCTATAGCTACGACTATCGTGGAACATCCAGTTCCGCCAATGTTACCGTCCGGTTGAGCTATCGCGAGACCGCGGAGCAGACGAACTACGTGAACCAGCATACCGACCGCATTTTGAAGCAGATCATCAAGCCGGGCATGAATGATCATGAGAAGGTGAAAGCCATCCATGATTGGGTTGTCCGCAACTTGAAATACGATACGACGCTTACGAAATATACGGCCTATGACGGGCTTTACACGGGGAGCACGGTATGCCAGGGTTATTCTCTATTAACGCATAAGCTGCTGAAGGAAGCCGGGATTCAGAACAAAATCGTGGAGGGTACGGCTTACGCCTCCGACAATCCAGAGGGCCAGCTCCATGCCTGGAATCTGGTCCTTCTGGATGGCAAATGGTACCACCTGGACACGACGTGGAACGATCCCGTTCCTGATCGTGACAACGAGGTATCCTACACATATTACCTCCGAACGGATGAGCAGATGGGCCGGGATCATACCTGGGTGAAATCCTATCCGAAGGCAAATACGCTTTACCGCAACACGCTGGCCGGGCTGGCCGCGAAGGATCGTTCGAAAGCGGGATCATATGAAGCGATTAAGAAGGATCTGGAGTATCAGTTATACGATGCCCGCGCCATCGTCAGCTCCCACCTTCAGCTTCAGCCGCTGGTGAAGGCAGCGAAGGCGGAAGGCAGCCGTAAGCTGGTATTCCGGTTTGACGGGAGCGAGCGAGAGCTTGTGAGCGTGCTCCAGCAGCTGCAGTTAAAGAACAATCTGGGGTCCATCAAGTATTACCACAATGCTTTTGAAAACACGGGTGATCTTAGAGTGCAGATCATATGGTAG